One Sulfuricurvum sp. DNA window includes the following coding sequences:
- a CDS encoding outer membrane protein transport protein: protein MKRSIKLAVAAAVALTATSSFATNGDHLIGLGAKARGMGGVGIGVSHGAESALANPALITSVKGTEVSFGGTIFMPKVSADMGAGYTDSASDLSMIPEVSLASKLSDNFYMGVGMWGTAGMGVDYRDGTGYTSNMNMVTNLQLMQFGLPMAFKAAGFSLGVTPIIQYGALDINYKTDTNGDGTAENYGNGVAQDIAYGYTLGASYEISSATVGMVYKSPIDMEYKGQLSSATAPFAAMGIFPGAMGDHLEQPAEIGVGASYKMGGNTIAVDYKQIKWADAKGYKDFGWDNQNVLALGYEYAGQGYAIRLGYNHAKSPISDAGAMTVAQAGAAAGGPNIYPYLGGNAMNMFNLLGFPAIVETHYTLGGTYEVSKTTSFDLAYIYSPETTTTLMTMPDSLGNDHTTSVKHSQSALSVQLNYNF from the coding sequence ATGAAACGTTCTATTAAATTGGCAGTAGCTGCAGCAGTTGCGTTAACTGCAACATCATCATTCGCAACAAACGGAGATCATCTAATTGGATTAGGTGCAAAAGCACGTGGAATGGGTGGTGTTGGTATTGGTGTGTCTCATGGTGCTGAGTCAGCACTTGCTAACCCTGCTTTGATCACTAGTGTAAAAGGGACTGAAGTTTCATTCGGCGGTACTATTTTTATGCCTAAAGTATCTGCTGATATGGGTGCAGGATATACAGACAGTGCATCAGATTTAAGTATGATTCCTGAAGTGTCATTGGCATCTAAGTTAAGTGACAATTTTTATATGGGTGTTGGTATGTGGGGAACTGCAGGTATGGGGGTTGACTACAGAGATGGTACCGGTTATACATCTAATATGAATATGGTCACAAATCTTCAGCTAATGCAATTTGGTCTTCCAATGGCGTTTAAAGCCGCTGGATTTAGTCTCGGTGTAACACCGATCATCCAATACGGAGCATTGGATATTAACTATAAAACCGACACTAATGGTGATGGTACAGCAGAAAACTATGGAAATGGTGTTGCACAAGACATCGCATATGGATATACATTGGGCGCTTCCTATGAAATTTCTAGCGCGACAGTGGGTATGGTATATAAATCGCCGATAGATATGGAGTATAAAGGTCAACTATCAAGTGCGACTGCCCCTTTTGCGGCGATGGGTATTTTTCCGGGTGCAATGGGTGATCATTTGGAGCAACCTGCAGAAATTGGAGTAGGTGCATCGTATAAAATGGGTGGAAATACTATTGCAGTAGATTATAAACAAATCAAATGGGCAGATGCTAAAGGATATAAAGATTTTGGTTGGGATAATCAAAATGTTTTAGCCCTTGGTTATGAATATGCAGGACAAGGCTATGCAATCCGATTGGGTTATAATCATGCAAAGAGTCCAATCAGTGATGCAGGTGCTATGACGGTAGCACAAGCTGGTGCAGCAGCAGGTGGCCCAAATATTTATCCATATCTCGGTGGTAATGCAATGAATATGTTTAATTTACTTGGTTTTCCTGCTATCGTTGAAACACACTATACGCTTGGTGGTACATACGAAGTCTCTAAAACAACTTCATTTGACTTAGCCTATATCTATTCACCTGAAACAACAACAACTCTTATGACAATGCCAGATAGTCTTGGAAATGATCATACAACTTCTGTTAAGCACTCTCAATCAGCATTAAGTGTACAGCTTAACTACAACTTTTAA